The Verrucomicrobiia bacterium genome has a segment encoding these proteins:
- a CDS encoding DUF3160 domain-containing protein, with translation MNMQNAHPCQHELQASRPGSEMAAGSGRGSDGPSPLLQDAADEPIRCPGRILYAGPTLSHYEFWEPNGTRLTDEIWGQRVQDRNTPALPPWTEPYIVPSAVP, from the coding sequence GTGAACATGCAGAACGCGCATCCGTGCCAGCATGAACTGCAGGCCTCCCGACCCGGAAGCGAAATGGCAGCGGGCTCCGGCCGCGGCAGCGATGGGCCCAGCCCGCTGCTCCAGGATGCGGCGGACGAACCCATCCGGTGTCCCGGTCGGATCCTTTACGCCGGACCGACGCTGTCCCATTACGAATTCTGGGAGCCCAATGGGACCCGGCTCACCGACGAAATCTGGGGCCAGCGGGTTCAGGACCGAAACACGCCGGCGCTTCCGCCCTGGACGGAGCCCTACATCGTCCCGTCGGCCGTGCCGTAG
- a CDS encoding HPr family phosphocarrier protein — translation MTRTKVTIAWRDGLHLRRATELVRLAQNFSSRICFHVGSRMADGRSVLSLLLLSAGLGTALVIEAAGADETEALRAIQDFFRDRNAGLP, via the coding sequence ATGACGCGCACCAAGGTCACCATAGCGTGGAGGGATGGGCTGCACCTCCGCAGGGCCACGGAACTGGTCCGACTCGCCCAGAACTTCAGTTCGCGGATCTGTTTCCACGTGGGCAGCCGCATGGCGGATGGCCGGAGCGTGTTGAGCCTGCTGCTGCTGAGCGCCGGACTGGGAACCGCGCTGGTCATTGAGGCGGCCGGCGCCGACGAGACGGAAGCCCTGCGGGCAATCCAGGATTTCTTCCGCGACAGGAACGCCGGCTTACCATAG
- a CDS encoding superoxide dismutase: MAHELAPLPYPKEALEPHIDALTMEIHHGRHHKAYVDNLNKAIAGTPLESKSLDALIGDLASVPENIRGPVRNNGGGHWNHTFFWKLMGPGKGGTPSGELAAAIHSAFGTLEDFKAKFEAAGLGRFGSGWVWLVVNGGKLEIASTPNQDSPVMGKAVAGVEGKPILGVDVWEHAYYLKYQNKRADYLKAFWNVVDWDAVGTLYAAAK; this comes from the coding sequence ATGGCTCACGAACTCGCCCCCCTCCCGTATCCGAAGGAAGCCCTCGAACCGCACATTGACGCGCTGACGATGGAGATCCACCACGGCCGCCACCACAAGGCTTACGTGGACAACCTCAACAAGGCCATTGCCGGCACCCCGCTTGAGTCGAAGTCCCTCGATGCCCTGATCGGCGACCTCGCTTCGGTGCCCGAGAACATCCGCGGACCAGTCCGCAACAACGGTGGCGGGCACTGGAATCACACTTTTTTCTGGAAACTGATGGGGCCCGGCAAGGGCGGCACCCCATCGGGCGAGCTTGCCGCGGCCATTCACAGCGCCTTTGGAACCTTGGAGGACTTCAAGGCGAAGTTCGAGGCTGCTGGCCTTGGGCGCTTCGGTTCCGGTTGGGTCTGGTTGGTGGTGAATGGCGGGAAACTCGAAATCGCCTCCACCCCGAACCAGGATTCTCCGGTCATGGGCAAGGCCGTGGCTGGCGTCGAGGGCAAACCCATCCTGGGCGTGGACGTGTGGGAACACGCCTACTACCTCAAGTACCAAAACAAGCGCGCCGACTACCTGAAGGCCTTCTGGAATGTCGTGGACTGGGATGCCGTCGGCACCCTGTATGCGGCCGCGAAGTAG
- a CDS encoding PIG-L family deacetylase — MRVLHVHAHFDDFEFVAAGTFELWRRQLGGAFEGRVVVCTDGRSGHHRRTREETARIRLAEQEASARIGGYSFELLRKPDGRPFEEACRTLTTDLLAALWNVIREFEPDYLLCPPVPSDPLAGIHPDHVTVAEAVRRVAYMINVPHAFLEEYPVADESTSRPVRTPVILNTYDGYMAGANGADLVVDVEEAFDVIAAESWCHQSQINEWLPWVARHQIEPTADLEAWKQKLRARFQRQARELGLPPGRACEVFTLTAWGIVPEPGRLDRDFPNVITDPARAARLAGRLQRWISA, encoded by the coding sequence ATGCGCGTTCTGCATGTTCACGCCCACTTTGATGATTTCGAGTTCGTCGCCGCCGGAACCTTTGAGCTGTGGCGGCGCCAGCTCGGAGGCGCGTTTGAGGGCCGGGTGGTGGTGTGCACCGACGGACGCTCCGGACACCACCGTCGCACGCGTGAGGAGACGGCCCGGATCCGGCTTGCCGAGCAGGAGGCCAGTGCCCGCATCGGGGGCTATTCCTTCGAGCTCCTTCGCAAACCGGATGGGCGGCCGTTTGAGGAGGCCTGCCGCACCCTGACCACGGACCTGCTCGCCGCCCTGTGGAACGTCATCCGGGAATTCGAGCCCGACTACCTGCTCTGCCCCCCCGTGCCCTCCGACCCGCTGGCTGGGATTCACCCCGATCATGTCACGGTCGCCGAAGCCGTGCGTCGGGTTGCCTATATGATCAACGTCCCGCACGCGTTCCTCGAGGAATACCCCGTGGCCGACGAATCCACGTCGCGGCCGGTCCGCACCCCGGTGATCCTCAACACCTACGACGGCTACATGGCCGGGGCCAACGGCGCCGACCTCGTCGTGGATGTCGAGGAGGCGTTCGACGTCATCGCGGCGGAATCGTGGTGCCATCAGAGCCAGATCAATGAATGGCTGCCCTGGGTGGCCCGCCACCAGATCGAGCCGACGGCCGACCTGGAGGCATGGAAGCAGAAATTGCGCGCCCGGTTCCAACGCCAGGCCCGCGAACTCGGGTTGCCCCCGGGTCGAGCCTGCGAGGTGTTCACGCTGACGGCCTGGGGCATCGTCCCCGAACCCGGCCGTCTGGATCGGGATTTCCCAAACGTCATCACCGATCCCGCCCGTGCCGCCCGCCTCGCCGGTCGCCTGCAGCGATGGATTTCAGCCTGA
- a CDS encoding acetylxylan esterase, with translation MNAAVNRRQFLATAAVVPAGLAATRTALAATGPSGAPADVRLQPLKDLDGYFPFTPPATPEEWEARAAVVRRQMQVALGLWPLPRRTPLNAVPHGRILREGYTIEKVYFESLPGLKVTGNLYRPVAPSGRVPAVLFAHGHWKDARLSLTPEDELRREIATGAERFEQGGRSRFQSLCVQLARMGCVVWQWDMLGDSDALQISSELNHSFAKQRPEMNTPENWGLFSPRAESHLQSTMGLQTWNAIRSVDFVLTLPEVDPDRIAVTGASGGGTQTMILAALDPRIALSFPAVMVSTAMQGGCTCENACLLRVDTGNVEFAALAAPRPQGLTTADDWTRELATKGYPELQQLYRLLGAPDAVMIHRGEHFPHNYNEVSRSAFYGWLNRHFRLGFAEPVLEQDYTPLGRDELTVWDAAHPAPPAGDPDFERRLLRAWREDAAAQVAAASGDPAAYRALCGPAVETLIGRRYADVGRVTWTQRNKVDRGDWWEMDGRLRHEAPQEELPILFLHPKAWNGSTVIWLTDTGKAGLVSGGQLLPEIRELLDAGMTVCGVDLLFQGEFLTDGQPVTRTRRVRNPREAAAYTFGYNRALFAQRVHDVLTVLRFVRSYETPSRHVAAVALGEVSGPVLAATLAVCGDALDAAACDTHGFRFLQVDDLQDVRFLPGGAKYGDLPGFLALGGVRSLWLAGEPASTATQTAVLSAARVTRHEPGDGAAGRAAAAWVRATTA, from the coding sequence ATGAACGCCGCCGTCAACCGTCGCCAATTTCTCGCCACCGCCGCCGTCGTCCCGGCGGGACTTGCCGCCACCCGGACGGCCCTCGCGGCCACGGGGCCGTCGGGAGCGCCGGCAGATGTGCGACTGCAACCCCTGAAGGATCTCGACGGCTACTTCCCGTTCACCCCTCCGGCCACGCCAGAGGAATGGGAAGCCCGTGCCGCGGTGGTCCGCCGCCAGATGCAGGTCGCACTCGGGCTGTGGCCCCTGCCCCGGCGCACCCCGCTCAACGCGGTGCCCCATGGCCGCATCCTCCGGGAGGGCTACACGATCGAGAAGGTGTATTTCGAGAGCCTTCCCGGCCTGAAGGTCACCGGCAACCTGTACCGTCCAGTGGCCCCGAGCGGCCGGGTGCCGGCAGTCCTCTTCGCCCACGGGCATTGGAAGGATGCACGGCTGTCGCTGACCCCCGAGGACGAGCTGCGGCGGGAGATTGCCACCGGCGCCGAGCGTTTTGAGCAGGGGGGGCGAAGCCGCTTCCAGTCCCTGTGCGTCCAACTGGCCCGCATGGGCTGCGTGGTGTGGCAGTGGGACATGCTCGGGGATTCCGATGCCCTCCAGATCTCCAGCGAATTGAACCACAGTTTTGCGAAGCAGCGTCCGGAGATGAACACCCCGGAAAACTGGGGGTTGTTCAGTCCGCGCGCGGAGTCCCACCTGCAGAGCACCATGGGACTGCAGACTTGGAACGCGATCCGGTCGGTGGATTTTGTGCTGACCCTTCCCGAGGTGGATCCCGACCGCATCGCCGTCACGGGGGCCAGCGGCGGGGGCACGCAGACCATGATCCTGGCGGCGCTGGATCCACGCATCGCCCTGTCATTTCCCGCGGTGATGGTGAGCACCGCCATGCAGGGCGGCTGCACCTGTGAGAACGCCTGCCTGCTGCGCGTGGACACCGGCAACGTCGAGTTCGCCGCGCTCGCAGCGCCGCGTCCCCAGGGGCTGACCACCGCGGATGACTGGACCCGTGAACTCGCCACCAAGGGATATCCCGAGCTGCAGCAGTTGTACCGCCTGCTGGGGGCGCCGGACGCGGTGATGATCCACCGCGGGGAACACTTCCCGCATAATTACAACGAGGTGTCGCGCTCGGCGTTCTACGGATGGCTCAACCGCCACTTCCGGCTGGGCTTCGCCGAGCCGGTCCTGGAGCAGGACTACACGCCGCTCGGCCGCGATGAGCTCACGGTGTGGGATGCCGCGCATCCGGCACCACCGGCCGGGGATCCGGACTTCGAGCGGCGACTGCTTCGTGCATGGCGGGAGGACGCCGCGGCACAGGTGGCGGCGGCCTCCGGGGATCCTGCGGCGTACCGGGCCCTGTGCGGCCCCGCGGTGGAAACGCTGATCGGGCGGCGCTACGCCGACGTCGGCAGGGTTACTTGGACCCAGCGCAACAAGGTGGACCGGGGCGACTGGTGGGAGATGGATGGCCGGCTGCGCCATGAGGCGCCGCAGGAGGAGCTGCCGATCCTCTTCCTGCACCCGAAGGCATGGAACGGGAGCACCGTGATCTGGCTCACCGACACCGGGAAGGCGGGGCTGGTTTCCGGGGGACAGCTCCTGCCGGAGATCCGCGAATTGCTCGATGCCGGCATGACGGTCTGCGGGGTGGACCTGCTGTTCCAGGGAGAATTCCTGACCGATGGCCAGCCGGTCACGCGCACGCGACGGGTACGAAATCCGCGCGAGGCCGCCGCGTACACCTTCGGCTACAACCGCGCCCTGTTTGCCCAGCGGGTGCACGATGTGCTGACCGTCCTGCGTTTTGTGCGCTCCTACGAGACCCCTTCGAGGCACGTGGCCGCGGTGGCGCTGGGCGAGGTCAGCGGGCCGGTGTTGGCCGCGACTCTGGCGGTGTGCGGGGACGCTTTGGATGCGGCGGCCTGCGACACGCACGGGTTCCGGTTCCTCCAGGTGGACGACCTCCAGGACGTTCGTTTCCTTCCGGGCGGGGCAAAGTACGGTGATCTTCCCGGATTCCTTGCGCTGGGCGGGGTGCGATCCCTCTGGCTGGCCGGCGAACCGGCCTCCACGGCAACGCAGACCGCCGTGCTGAGCGCCGCCCGGGTCACCCGCCACGAACCGGGGGACGGCGCGGCGGGACGCGCCGCTGCGGCGTGGGTCCGGGCGACGACAGCGTGA